The DNA window AAATGCATTTCTtatgacaaaataaaattaagctGTGCAATATTATTTGAGCACACAAACACAGCCTTGTTGGTGAGAAAACGTAAACaaattattatgtttacaaaCATTTGACAAGTACTGTGGATAGTATTTAAATTAAAACCTTTTCGATGAGGTCTAGCAGATCTGCATCTGTAACTGTAGCCTTTGACAACTGATCTTTATCAATGTCCCCAGAAGAGATGAAATTGTAGATCCACTCCTGAAAAAAGTTAGGGGGAGGGCCATCTTGTGTAATGCTTACAGCCATGATTTCACCAATTGTCCTAAAATGAAAAAGGGCAGTTGATGAATTGGccaagaaacatttaaaacaaaatctagTTTATGATGCTATTAAATATACCTATAATTGTCATTCTGAAAATCTGTGGTAGAATACTTCAGATTTTTCCCAGAATTGCCTCCCTCAAAGAATTTTGCCTCAATCCCAGCCATCATTTCTGCCGAAAAAAGTTATTACTAAAAAATGAATACTAATAAACAAAGCCTTGGAAAAATAAAATGCTGactatattttataaaacacaaataaatttatATGAGGAAAACTAAAACATACCTGTCAAGAATTCTTTCATAAGGGCACCACTGTCTATCCCAGGCTCTCCAATGAATGTTACTCTGAGGGGATTCTTTGGAGAAGACTTCTTCTGACGTTTCCATTGCATCAAGCCTCGATTAAACATGTCCTTCCTTGTGACGCAGACACTGAAAATAGTTGTAGGATCTATTGCTTCTTTGAGTTTGTGGATTACTTCTGTAAtgctaaaaaaattaagttaaatagatgcattatttagttttttttgtccaaggcaagtaaacaaacaaacaaacaaacatataagtAAAAGATTAGCAAACTTGACAGGACCTGCTTTGCTTGTCTGGGTTTTGCACAGTAATGTCCAAATCCATGTTTGGTCTATTTTCACATCTAgagatattatataaaattaaataaaaatatatcactACATTGCACAAACTAAAACTCAATTAAAGCcgcaaagcattaaaaaaaaaaaaagaaaaaaaaagcaatatttaTAACCTTTCCCCGCAGGTGCTCGCGTGTACTTCAATGTAGTCTTGTGAATACATGCCAGAACACACTGGACAAGATAcctaacagaaaaaaacaatgcagaaaacaaatagtaacaatttataataaggttgtatgaacaaacaatgaacactacatttattacagtattgatTCATATATGTTAACATTGATGAAagtaaagttgttcattgttagttcatgtcaaCTGAGTGCGTTAGCTAACGTTAGCCAGCATGAATTTGAATGttgataatgcattagttaatgctgaactatgattaataagtTTTGTACAAGTATCGTTCATTATTAgtacatgttagtaaatacaagaACATTAACTAATGACAGCATTTatcaatacaaatataaatgcaTTTCTTACAATAATAAGTCATATGcaaaaagctgaaaatgaaatgtacaaattttcaaattaaaagaggtcaccaaacttgttactcAAGGGCTGgtatcctgcagagtttagctccatccCTAATAAATCACACCTGAACATGTCTGCAGGACACCGTTCCTCCATAACTGAGCTTGGGGACCTctgatttaaacatttaagcACTGCAATCATCAACATTACCATTGGATCCATCACTGACACAAATGAATTCACAGTATCCAATTCATCCTTGAACTGTggatataaacatatataaatgatataaGATTTAATTTTGAGAGAAAATTACTCTCACCCCCTCACCCACccgcccccccccccaaaaaaaaaaaaaaaacggaacatACATGTAATGCAACATAAAATTACTACTTACATTGCTACTAAATGTATCCAATTTAGTGGATGTTGATGGAACTTCAGTGTCAGGGTCTTTGGTGTTCTTATATGtagattttaaaaaaagacattgtttatgcttattttaaaaagtaattcaaaataatTGCATGGtacaaactaacaaataaacaattagCTTGTTCCTGATGTGTTTATCAATAGGTATTGATAAAAGAGTTTTGCAGTTTTAGTATCTTAATCTGGAATGATGGTACTGAACAACCTACATTGACACTGGATTGATTCACTTTTGTAGAAATGGGTGGCACTTCAGGGTCCTGAGACAAATTAAACAGTAactgtgtattaaaaataattgaCCATTATTTCATGAAATATGACTAATTTtatgtgttaaaataaataaaacaattaaatttttaaaaagattttgaagTTTACCGATTCACAATCACTGCTATCAATGCATATCCCTGTCTCACACTCCTGAACGTGCATAGCCAGTAGTTGAATTGGCATGTCGGTAAAGCATTAAGCACATCGTGCTTTTGGCATTTTTTGATGAATAGGGTAAAGGGGAGATATCTAGACTGTTCTGTAATGGCAGGATATACAGAGAGCCCTTTCCTCCTGCCGTTTTAATGATGTAGGATCCTGTATATCCTTTAGCTTCTGGTGGGACAACATTCAACTTCCGCTGACCTGACCCACCTGAGTAAAAATTATTAGAAGCctcatcagatttttttaaaatttcactCAGGAACTGAATAGTTAATGTTAACATGAAAGTactaaagcataaataaaactCAAAGTATCAACTCAGTGTAAAGACATCTGCATTTGTTGATATCAAGTCATagtgaaactttatttttaaatcaacctAGCAACCTTACCAACAGCTTTATAGAGCATCCAGGCTCcttccaaagatgccatttttgtATACGTCTCTGTAAGAAGTTTGGATATCTGGTGGGTAAACATGCAAAAACATTATGCTTTAAAACAAATCttatatatagtaataaaataTTGTGTAGTGATAatcaattttctttaaaaattacatACTATTTGGAGATAGTTATGTACTTCCAAACCTGCAAGATCTCCAAAATCAAGAGATCTCTGACCCTCCCATAGAGAGCAAAGGTACAAATTTGGTGAAGCTCCAGAAACattgtacacatttttaaaataatctataAGATGTCAATGTTTCAAACAGGGCTCTTACAGGTTTGGAATAACAAGTGAGTAATTGTGGAGTGTgagtaattaatgaaataattttcatctttgggtgaaatatccctttaaatacgACTATACCAGCTTTTAGATGAATTAATTGTAACTTTAAAAAGGGCCCCCTCAGTGTTCTCTTACAGGAGGAACACCTAACACTCCACACTTTGCAGAGAACTACTACTACAGAAGCTGAGCACAGATGCAGAGGGAgtggatcaaataaataaattagcttgTAAATGACAAGGATG is part of the Danio rerio strain Tuebingen ecotype United States chromosome 15, GRCz12tu, whole genome shotgun sequence genome and encodes:
- the LOC141377777 gene encoding G2/M phase-specific E3 ubiquitin-protein ligase-like isoform X2, whose amino-acid sequence is MPIQLLAMHVQECETGICIDSSDCESLLFNLSQDPEVPPISTKVNQSSVNNTKDPDTEVPSTSTKLDTFSSNFKDELDTVNSFVSVMDPMVSCPVCSGMYSQDYIEVHASTCGERCENRPNMDLDITVQNPDKQSSITEVIHKLKEAIDPTTIFSVCVTRKDMFNRGLMQWKRQKKSSPKNPLRVTFIGEPGIDSGALMKEFLTEMMAGIEAKFFEGGNSGKNLKYSTTDFQNDNYRTIGEIMAVSITQDGPPPNFFQEWIYNFISSGDIDKDQLSKATVTDADLLDLIEKIETADATALLDLFERILGCGYTGPLTCERKEDIQR
- the LOC141377777 gene encoding G2/M phase-specific E3 ubiquitin-protein ligase-like isoform X1 — its product is MPIQLLAMHVQECETGICIDSSDCESDPEVPPISTKVNQSSVNNTKDPDTEVPSTSTKLDTFSSNFKDELDTVNSFVSVMDPMVSCPVCSGMYSQDYIEVHASTCGERCENRPNMDLDITVQNPDKQSSITEVIHKLKEAIDPTTIFSVCVTRKDMFNRGLMQWKRQKKSSPKNPLRVTFIGEPGIDSGALMKEFLTEMMAGIEAKFFEGGNSGKNLKYSTTDFQNDNYRTIGEIMAVSITQDGPPPNFFQEWIYNFISSGDIDKDQLSKATVTDADLLDLIEKIETADATALLDLFERILGCGYTGPLTCERKEDIQSPTCHSCSGLRLLSEESG